A window from Desulfurispora thermophila DSM 16022 encodes these proteins:
- a CDS encoding DUF1670 domain-containing protein has product MGEKNLFNAQRCELIRRFDLNKESWLVDEICLRFNQLMDEDEAGDGIERLKPGELLISFQGKRVVIPLLSAEVISILQRSDSFSRAKATVEKMALKAVKRVIPGATMEDLRAIISPRDRLPHTGDGDRKKAALPRYPAGPLAPPQMVNARTVDRPAEDDVLVPQAVVDKMLAFLVQEEHISRARALAMIFRLAYMRELYCPPLSRVRPGQVAWIGISTTDRQQREHQTAYRELVPLLLTLHTQEELRRLARVKSLSELEAIQQAQMARVLTEVYLQGGLLALVDLQQLFLRSYQTFSRLLRQFMVDHQMVLPTPGTILDTGSAMTHKDIIIGFYLKGYFSHDIARITRHSPEAVDRYIDGFERVLILHTYGLPLELMARVVKRGPTLVAEYLNIISEHFPNREAVKSHLRLKGVKI; this is encoded by the coding sequence TTGGGAGAGAAAAACCTCTTCAATGCCCAGCGTTGCGAATTAATCCGGCGTTTCGACCTGAACAAGGAATCCTGGCTGGTCGATGAGATCTGCTTAAGATTTAACCAGTTGATGGACGAAGATGAGGCCGGTGACGGTATTGAACGCTTAAAACCCGGAGAACTCCTGATCTCTTTTCAAGGGAAACGGGTGGTCATTCCTCTTTTATCTGCAGAAGTAATTTCCATCCTGCAGCGCAGTGACAGCTTTTCCCGGGCTAAAGCCACGGTGGAAAAAATGGCGCTAAAGGCCGTAAAGCGTGTGATCCCCGGAGCAACAATGGAGGACTTACGAGCCATCATCAGCCCCAGGGACCGGCTGCCCCATACCGGGGACGGGGATCGTAAAAAGGCTGCTCTCCCCAGGTATCCGGCCGGCCCCCTGGCGCCACCGCAGATGGTTAACGCCCGCACGGTGGACAGGCCCGCCGAGGACGATGTGCTGGTTCCCCAGGCAGTAGTGGATAAAATGCTGGCCTTTCTCGTGCAGGAAGAGCATATCAGCCGGGCCAGGGCATTGGCCATGATCTTCCGGTTGGCCTACATGCGGGAGCTGTACTGCCCACCCCTTAGCCGGGTAAGACCGGGACAGGTAGCCTGGATCGGCATCAGCACCACCGACCGGCAGCAAAGGGAGCACCAGACGGCCTACCGGGAGCTGGTACCCCTGCTGCTCACCCTGCATACACAGGAGGAGTTAAGGCGCCTGGCCCGGGTCAAGTCCTTAAGCGAACTGGAAGCCATTCAGCAGGCCCAGATGGCCCGGGTGCTTACTGAAGTCTACCTACAGGGCGGTTTGCTGGCCCTGGTGGATCTGCAGCAGCTATTCTTACGCTCATACCAGACTTTTTCGCGGCTTTTGCGGCAGTTCATGGTGGATCACCAGATGGTTTTACCCACCCCGGGAACGATACTGGATACCGGCAGCGCCATGACCCACAAGGATATCATTATCGGCTTCTACCTGAAAGGGTATTTCAGCCATGACATTGCCCGGATCACCCGGCACAGCCCGGAGGCGGTGGACAGGTACATCGACGGCTTTGAGCGGGTTTTAATTTTGCATACTTACGGCCTCCCGCTGGAATTGATGGCCCGGGTGGTCAAACGGGGGCCGACGCTGGTGGCGGAGTACCTGAACATCATTTCTGAACATTTCCCCAACCGGGAAGCTGTCAAGTCTCATTTAAGGCTGAAAGGGGTCAAAATTTAG